One genomic window of [Clostridium] scindens ATCC 35704 includes the following:
- a CDS encoding CvpA family protein, whose amino-acid sequence MNWLLITVGAIFLISIIVGICKGAIKIAVSLATTIVTLFLVFFATPYVAKAIAKYTPLDDLIKSQVVSTMANVATSQVTGESGGLSESSVRKVLEAAGVTEDMLSQYGISIEDIVNGSISSEDLAKYGISSNVLDGLSDDKKGSIEDAINEAEIPRDVQVAAIEKADLPDVFKNLLSVNNNSEIYKELGVDTFAQYVGSYLARLIINIVAFLCTFVLITIVLRAIVFALDIVSNLPVLGFINRLAGGAIGVIGALVIVWTVFVVITLLYTTSFGKEMYRMIQSDAILKTIYEYNPILKLATIFR is encoded by the coding sequence ATGAATTGGTTATTAATAACAGTAGGCGCTATTTTTCTGATAAGCATTATTGTCGGCATATGCAAAGGCGCAATCAAGATAGCGGTTTCTTTGGCCACAACTATAGTGACTTTGTTCCTGGTTTTCTTTGCAACGCCTTATGTTGCTAAAGCAATCGCAAAATATACGCCTCTTGATGACCTGATCAAGAGCCAGGTGGTCAGCACGATGGCAAATGTGGCAACCTCCCAGGTTACAGGGGAAAGCGGCGGGCTCTCCGAGAGCAGCGTAAGAAAGGTTCTGGAAGCGGCAGGGGTCACAGAGGACATGCTGTCTCAGTACGGCATTTCTATAGAAGATATTGTGAATGGCAGCATTAGCAGCGAGGATCTTGCCAAGTATGGAATCTCAAGCAATGTGCTGGATGGCTTAAGCGACGATAAAAAGGGATCGATTGAAGATGCGATCAATGAGGCTGAGATACCAAGGGATGTACAGGTCGCCGCGATTGAGAAGGCTGATTTGCCGGATGTATTCAAGAACCTGCTTTCGGTAAATAATAATAGCGAGATATATAAGGAACTGGGGGTAGATACCTTTGCCCAATATGTGGGAAGCTATCTGGCCAGGCTCATTATCAATATCGTGGCCTTTCTATGTACGTTCGTATTAATAACAATAGTCCTGCGGGCGATCGTGTTTGCTCTGGACATCGTATCCAATCTTCCGGTGCTGGGATTTATAAACCGTCTGGCCGGAGGAGCGATAGGGGTGATAGGAGCGCTGGTCATCGTCTGGACCGTATTTGTGGTTATTACGCTTCTGTATACGACATCCTTTGGAAAGGAAATGTATCGGATGATTCAATCGGATGCAATTTTGAAGACGATCTATGAGTATAATCCTATTCTGAAACTGGCTACAATTTTTAGGTAA